Proteins encoded within one genomic window of Thermococcus sp. 21S7:
- a CDS encoding HAD family hydrolase, with product MLRGLIFDVDETLVYYEGYDHREWYERWVMPALREHGIELDYETYRKTVTGELPRSYVERFGVDHVEFWKIVDGVNLQYRRWMAERGKIRPFSDVGALEELKAMGLKLAAVSNASQECTEFVLNLFDLRKYFEVVYGKDYSNLDGVKPSPYLVEKALNALGLEPEEALMIGDSHHDVLAGKRAGMKVVNVTRFGEIEGADYYVENLRELVELVRKMP from the coding sequence ATGCTCCGGGGTTTAATCTTCGACGTTGACGAGACCCTGGTTTACTACGAGGGCTACGACCACAGGGAATGGTACGAGAGGTGGGTTATGCCGGCCCTTCGGGAGCACGGCATCGAGCTGGACTACGAGACCTACAGAAAGACCGTAACCGGCGAGCTTCCGAGGAGCTACGTCGAGCGCTTTGGGGTAGACCACGTGGAGTTCTGGAAAATCGTCGATGGCGTGAACCTCCAGTACCGCAGGTGGATGGCCGAACGGGGAAAGATACGGCCCTTCTCGGACGTTGGTGCCCTCGAAGAGCTGAAAGCGATGGGCCTGAAGCTCGCGGCCGTGAGCAACGCCTCCCAGGAGTGCACGGAGTTCGTTCTGAACCTCTTCGATTTGAGGAAGTACTTTGAGGTTGTTTACGGGAAAGACTATTCGAACTTGGACGGCGTCAAGCCAAGCCCCTACCTCGTTGAAAAGGCCCTGAACGCACTCGGCCTGGAGCCGGAGGAAGCGCTGATGATAGGCGACAGCCACCACGACGTGCTCGCAGGAAAGCGCGCCGGCATGAAGGTGGTTAACGTTACGCGCTTTGGCGAAATCGAGGGCGCCGACTATTACGTGGAGAACCTCCGGGAGCTTGTGGAACTGGTAAGAAAAATGCCGTAG
- a CDS encoding DUF835 domain-containing protein: MGEVFEILIPVLARPWKGRDTKKVEVPSFKLVSSFSDVPEENAVVIGRAGMRIHQGWKLITVSSVKGYFGPRELHRILDGIITSLKGHPNRAVVIACPEYLALHNGFEAFLRFLNTIRDYVIFANARVYVVTDPLAWEPRQWALLKKLEL, encoded by the coding sequence GTGGGGGAGGTGTTTGAGATTTTGATTCCCGTGCTGGCGAGACCATGGAAAGGGAGGGATACGAAAAAGGTTGAAGTACCCTCGTTTAAACTGGTGAGTTCATTCTCCGATGTTCCGGAGGAAAACGCTGTCGTTATCGGCAGGGCAGGTATGAGAATCCATCAGGGCTGGAAGCTCATCACCGTGAGTTCGGTTAAGGGCTACTTCGGTCCGAGGGAGCTTCACAGAATCCTCGACGGCATAATAACGAGCCTCAAGGGACACCCCAACAGGGCGGTGGTCATAGCGTGCCCGGAATATCTGGCGCTTCACAATGGCTTTGAAGCGTTTCTGAGGTTTCTCAACACGATCCGCGACTACGTTATATTCGCCAACGCAAGGGTTTACGTCGTCACGGATCCGTTGGCATGGGAACCGCGGCAGTGGGCCCTCCTCAAGAAACTTGAACTCTGA
- the serK gene encoding L-serine kinase SerK, with translation MGVEKVPKYDIPTKKVDYVFIELDKMKPHEQLVQKELEAFIESVTGSGIFWKPMLLAKVPGEDMYLIVDGHHRWAGLQKLGAKKAPSVILDYFSDDVKVYTWYPAFKGNLDEVIDRLKAEGLEVVEDPEAEEKAERGEIAFAIVGEKVFAVPGGLDEQKKVSKVLDEMSVEGKIELIYYGLKEDAREDMGKGEIDYVFIRKAPSKEEVMELVKRGEVYSPKTTRHVLPFNPDKIDVKLEELF, from the coding sequence ATGGGAGTTGAAAAGGTCCCGAAGTACGACATTCCGACCAAGAAGGTTGACTACGTTTTTATCGAGCTCGACAAGATGAAGCCCCACGAGCAGCTCGTTCAGAAAGAGCTTGAGGCCTTCATCGAGAGCGTTACCGGTAGTGGAATCTTCTGGAAGCCCATGCTCCTCGCCAAGGTTCCCGGTGAGGACATGTACCTCATCGTTGACGGCCACCACCGCTGGGCCGGCCTCCAGAAGCTCGGCGCCAAGAAGGCTCCGTCCGTCATACTCGACTACTTCAGCGACGACGTCAAGGTCTACACCTGGTATCCTGCTTTCAAGGGTAACCTCGATGAGGTCATCGATAGGCTTAAGGCAGAAGGTCTTGAGGTCGTTGAGGATCCGGAGGCCGAGGAAAAGGCCGAGCGGGGCGAGATTGCCTTCGCCATCGTCGGTGAGAAGGTCTTCGCCGTTCCGGGCGGTCTCGATGAGCAGAAGAAGGTCAGCAAGGTCCTCGACGAGATGAGCGTTGAGGGTAAAATCGAGCTCATCTACTACGGCCTCAAGGAAGATGCTAGGGAGGACATGGGCAAGGGCGAGATCGACTACGTCTTCATCAGGAAGGCCCCGAGCAAGGAGGAGGTCATGGAGCTCGTCAAGCGCGGCGAGGTCTACTCCCCGAAGACCACCAGGCACGTCCTGCCCTTCAACCCGGACAAGATTGACGTCAAGCTTGAGGAGCTGTTCTGA
- a CDS encoding DUF763 domain-containing protein: MRNVADLPLHGGHVPAWLARRMRKLTRLVLVLAVEEYGTKGLLERLSDPVWFQAFNNVIGMDWDSSGSTTVTAGMIKDALWREELGVKAAGGKGKKSRATPEELKTIAELYELDPEPYVRTSRLVAKVDTVALQTGYGLYHHVFFLDEEGNWAVVQQGMNEAERMARRFHWFDAETFTLDPHNAISGLRREFALNTVSKESREYQKTLLDVVQEKPGKIERELESLKAIAKGYRPLVYYKPRDVDEVSILRRYESLGRFELNKRALEFARELSVDNYEEFLLLKGLGPSTLRALSLVLELVYDVHPSWKDPVTHPPDPFKFTYAVGGKDRVPFPIDKPAYDELISFLEELVSRHPEEKALVRNVTRITRNWKFSEEEKRPT, from the coding sequence ATGAGAAACGTAGCGGATTTGCCCCTTCACGGAGGTCACGTTCCGGCGTGGCTGGCCCGGAGGATGAGAAAGCTCACCCGGTTAGTGCTCGTTCTGGCGGTCGAGGAGTATGGAACAAAGGGTCTCCTTGAGAGGCTCTCCGACCCGGTCTGGTTCCAGGCCTTCAACAACGTCATCGGGATGGACTGGGACTCATCCGGTTCAACCACCGTGACGGCGGGCATGATAAAGGACGCCCTCTGGAGGGAGGAGCTGGGGGTTAAAGCTGCCGGGGGCAAGGGGAAGAAGAGCAGGGCAACGCCAGAGGAGCTGAAGACCATAGCCGAACTCTACGAACTCGATCCCGAGCCCTACGTGAGGACATCACGGCTGGTCGCGAAGGTGGACACCGTCGCCCTCCAGACCGGCTACGGGCTCTACCACCACGTCTTCTTCCTCGATGAGGAGGGCAACTGGGCGGTGGTACAGCAGGGCATGAACGAGGCCGAGAGGATGGCGAGGCGCTTCCACTGGTTCGATGCCGAGACCTTCACCCTCGACCCGCACAATGCCATCTCGGGGCTCAGGAGGGAGTTCGCCCTCAACACGGTCTCGAAGGAGTCGAGGGAGTACCAGAAGACGCTCCTCGACGTGGTGCAGGAAAAGCCGGGGAAGATAGAGCGCGAGCTGGAGAGCCTGAAAGCCATAGCCAAGGGCTACCGGCCACTGGTTTACTACAAGCCCCGCGACGTCGATGAGGTTTCCATCCTGAGGCGCTACGAGAGCCTCGGAAGGTTCGAGCTGAACAAGAGGGCTCTGGAGTTCGCCCGGGAGCTGAGCGTGGATAACTACGAGGAGTTCCTTCTCCTGAAGGGCCTCGGGCCGAGCACGCTTAGGGCCCTCTCGCTCGTCCTTGAGCTGGTCTACGACGTCCATCCGAGCTGGAAGGACCCGGTAACTCACCCGCCCGACCCCTTCAAGTTCACATACGCCGTCGGAGGCAAGGATCGCGTTCCCTTCCCGATAGACAAGCCCGCCTACGATGAACTCATCTCCTTCCTTGAGGAGCTCGTCTCAAGACACCCGGAGGAGAAGGCCCTCGTGAGGAACGTGACGCGGATAACGAGGAACTGGAAGTTCTCGGAGGAAGAGAAGAGACCAACTTAA
- the trm10 gene encoding tRNA (guanine(9)-/adenine(9)-N1)-methyltransferase, translating into MKTLADLFREALMEKGIESFGVLSKRFRKSKNKLQDVAVEIINGKGAVFRVLEKTAVAWDLNGNHVEGSHYAYAPLCMMEKFEPVLTPEELRSKLPEWPYFIIDLYHWDRHTQKEKGKVCLQVSQSYGLLRDYFTGRELAVTWANDEFKSMFHGPIERITTYAGPTADFLKEKGIDEVVLLDPWADDVLSGEDFGVGAFIIGGIVDTGGNKKKTTPKIGQELEKAGIKVRRRKIVLKGDVVGVPDRINRILGIILKMMVDGKSMDEAVYEFQEPLHARWRLRKELPKRAIRYKVNGKTYRVVEKELFDEYSRWLKIRPEDFVKVLRELDLIALERKRIHHLNKISNARIINGKAYRVILLKKAAMLCYNC; encoded by the coding sequence ATGAAGACGCTCGCCGACCTTTTCAGGGAAGCGCTGATGGAGAAGGGGATAGAGAGCTTTGGGGTGCTCTCAAAGCGCTTCAGAAAGTCAAAGAACAAGCTTCAGGACGTGGCAGTGGAGATAATCAACGGAAAGGGGGCAGTATTCCGCGTTCTGGAGAAGACGGCCGTTGCGTGGGACTTGAACGGCAACCACGTTGAGGGCTCTCATTACGCCTACGCCCCGCTGTGCATGATGGAGAAGTTCGAGCCTGTTCTGACGCCCGAAGAGCTCCGCTCAAAGCTCCCGGAGTGGCCCTACTTCATAATCGACCTATACCACTGGGACAGGCACACCCAGAAGGAGAAGGGTAAGGTCTGCCTGCAGGTGAGCCAGAGCTACGGCCTGCTGAGGGACTACTTCACCGGAAGGGAGCTCGCCGTAACGTGGGCGAACGATGAGTTTAAATCCATGTTCCACGGCCCCATCGAGAGAATAACGACCTACGCCGGACCGACGGCAGATTTTCTGAAGGAAAAGGGCATCGATGAGGTCGTTCTCCTCGACCCCTGGGCGGATGATGTCCTGAGCGGGGAGGATTTTGGCGTTGGGGCATTTATAATCGGCGGCATCGTCGACACCGGCGGGAACAAGAAGAAGACCACCCCTAAAATAGGCCAGGAGCTTGAGAAGGCTGGGATAAAGGTACGCAGGAGGAAGATCGTCCTCAAAGGCGATGTTGTGGGCGTCCCCGACAGGATAAACCGCATCCTCGGCATAATCCTCAAGATGATGGTGGACGGGAAGTCCATGGATGAAGCGGTTTACGAGTTCCAGGAGCCGCTACACGCCCGCTGGCGCCTGAGGAAGGAGCTCCCCAAGCGAGCTATCAGGTACAAGGTGAACGGCAAGACTTACCGGGTGGTCGAGAAAGAGTTGTTCGATGAGTACTCCAGGTGGCTCAAAATCCGCCCGGAAGACTTCGTTAAAGTTCTCAGGGAGCTTGACCTGATAGCCCTTGAGAGGAAGAGGATACACCACCTCAACAAGATTTCCAATGCGAGGATAATCAACGGCAAGGCTTACAGGGTAATTCTCCTCAAGAAGGCCGCGATGCTGTGCTACAACTGCTGA
- a CDS encoding valine--tRNA ligase has protein sequence MLPKTYDPNEIEPKWQKFWLDEKIYKYELDEKRPSYAIDTPPPFTSGTLHLGHVLSHTWIDIIARYKRMTGYNVLFPQGFDNHGLPTELKVEKEFGISKDQPELFLKKCVEWTWQAIEAMRNQFIRIGYSADWDLEYHTMDDWYRAAVQKSLLEFYEKGMLYRDKHPVYWCPRCRTSLAKAEVGYVEEDGYLYYIKLPLADGSGYVPIATTRPELMPACVAVFVHPDDERYKDVVGKKVKLPIFEREVPVIADEDVDPEFGTGAVYNCTYGDEQDVVWQKRYNLPVIIAINEDGTMNENAGPYAGLKAEEVRERIAEDLEKMGLLYDRKKVHHRVLRHTERSSCMAPIELLPKTQWFIKVRDFTDEIVKVAKEINWYPSDMFLRLKDWADSMDWDWVISRQRVFGTTLPFWVCKNGHVVPAKEEDLPVDPRFDKPPMDKCPVCGAELEPVTDVLDCWIDSSITPLIITRWHEAIKGYEEAKRWFKHNFPTALRPQGTDIIRTWAFYTIFRTWVLTGEKPWDDVLINGMVAGPDGRKMSKSYGNVVAPDEVIPKYGADALRLWTALAPPGEDHPFKWETVDYNYRFLQKVWNIYRFAERHLSDFDPSSAPEELEPIDRWILSRLHRVIKFATEEMERYRFNLLTRELMTFVWHEVADDYIEMIKYRLYGDDEESKLKAKAALYELLYNIMLLLAPLAPHITEELYQEMFKAHVGAKSVHLLEWPKYDEGRISEEAEKLGELAREIVGAMRRYKNSRGLALNAKLKHVAIYATDSYEALKAIEKDIAGTMNIERLEIIRGEPELEERITEIKPNFRTVGPRYGKLVPKITAYLKENAEEVARALKEAGKVEFEVDGEKVELGKEDIVLRKAVFSEGEEVETAVVGDAVVVFF, from the coding sequence ATGCTTCCTAAGACCTACGACCCGAACGAGATTGAACCGAAGTGGCAGAAGTTCTGGCTGGATGAGAAAATCTACAAGTACGAGCTCGACGAGAAGAGGCCGAGCTACGCGATAGACACTCCACCCCCGTTCACGAGCGGAACGCTCCACCTCGGTCACGTGCTCAGCCACACCTGGATCGACATCATAGCGCGCTATAAGAGAATGACCGGCTACAATGTGCTCTTCCCGCAGGGCTTCGATAACCACGGCTTGCCGACCGAGCTTAAGGTGGAGAAGGAGTTCGGAATCAGCAAAGACCAGCCCGAGCTCTTCCTCAAGAAGTGTGTTGAGTGGACCTGGCAGGCCATCGAGGCGATGCGCAACCAGTTTATCAGGATAGGTTACTCCGCAGACTGGGACCTGGAGTACCACACGATGGACGACTGGTACAGGGCTGCCGTGCAGAAGTCCCTCCTTGAGTTCTACGAGAAGGGTATGCTCTACCGCGACAAGCACCCGGTCTACTGGTGCCCGCGCTGCAGGACGAGTCTGGCCAAGGCTGAAGTCGGCTACGTTGAGGAGGATGGTTACCTCTACTACATCAAGCTCCCGCTGGCGGATGGAAGCGGCTACGTCCCCATAGCCACCACGAGACCCGAGCTGATGCCGGCCTGTGTTGCCGTCTTCGTCCACCCCGATGACGAGCGCTACAAGGACGTTGTGGGCAAGAAGGTAAAGCTCCCGATATTCGAGAGGGAAGTGCCTGTTATAGCCGATGAGGACGTTGACCCCGAATTCGGAACCGGTGCGGTCTACAACTGTACCTACGGTGACGAGCAGGACGTCGTCTGGCAGAAGCGCTACAACCTGCCGGTTATCATAGCAATCAACGAGGACGGCACGATGAACGAAAACGCCGGCCCCTACGCCGGCCTTAAGGCGGAAGAGGTGCGCGAGAGAATAGCCGAAGACCTCGAAAAGATGGGCCTGCTCTACGACAGGAAGAAGGTCCACCACCGCGTGCTGAGGCACACCGAGAGGAGCTCATGTATGGCCCCCATCGAGCTGCTCCCCAAGACCCAGTGGTTCATCAAGGTGAGGGACTTCACGGACGAGATAGTGAAGGTCGCTAAGGAGATCAACTGGTACCCGAGCGACATGTTCCTCCGCCTGAAGGACTGGGCGGACTCAATGGACTGGGACTGGGTTATAAGCAGGCAGAGGGTCTTTGGAACGACGCTCCCGTTCTGGGTCTGCAAGAACGGCCACGTGGTTCCTGCCAAGGAGGAAGACCTGCCTGTCGACCCGCGCTTCGACAAGCCGCCCATGGATAAGTGCCCGGTCTGCGGTGCCGAGCTCGAACCCGTAACGGACGTCCTCGACTGCTGGATAGACTCCAGCATAACCCCGCTTATCATAACCCGGTGGCACGAGGCCATCAAGGGCTACGAAGAGGCCAAGCGCTGGTTCAAGCACAACTTCCCGACCGCGCTCAGGCCGCAGGGAACGGACATCATAAGGACGTGGGCATTCTACACGATATTCAGAACCTGGGTTCTCACAGGTGAGAAGCCCTGGGACGACGTCCTCATCAACGGAATGGTGGCCGGGCCGGACGGCAGGAAGATGAGCAAGAGCTACGGCAACGTCGTTGCCCCGGACGAGGTTATTCCGAAGTACGGCGCCGATGCGCTCCGCCTCTGGACGGCTCTGGCACCGCCCGGAGAGGATCACCCGTTCAAGTGGGAGACCGTCGACTACAACTACCGCTTCCTCCAGAAGGTCTGGAACATCTACCGCTTCGCCGAGAGGCACCTGAGCGATTTCGACCCGAGCAGCGCTCCGGAGGAGCTTGAGCCGATTGACAGGTGGATACTCTCAAGGCTGCACCGCGTCATCAAGTTCGCCACCGAGGAGATGGAGCGCTACCGCTTCAACCTGCTCACCAGGGAGCTGATGACCTTCGTCTGGCACGAGGTCGCTGATGACTACATCGAGATGATCAAGTACCGCCTCTACGGTGACGACGAGGAGAGCAAGCTCAAGGCTAAAGCGGCGCTCTACGAGCTGCTCTACAACATAATGCTCCTCCTCGCCCCGCTGGCCCCGCACATAACTGAGGAGCTCTACCAGGAGATGTTCAAGGCCCACGTTGGTGCCAAGAGCGTGCACCTCCTTGAGTGGCCGAAGTACGACGAGGGCAGGATAAGCGAGGAGGCTGAGAAGCTCGGAGAGCTCGCCCGCGAGATAGTCGGTGCCATGAGGCGCTACAAGAACAGCCGCGGCTTAGCTTTGAACGCCAAGCTCAAGCACGTGGCCATCTACGCTACCGACTCCTATGAGGCCCTGAAGGCCATCGAGAAGGACATCGCGGGAACCATGAACATCGAGAGGCTGGAGATAATCCGGGGCGAGCCTGAACTCGAAGAGCGCATCACCGAGATAAAGCCCAACTTCAGGACGGTCGGGCCGCGCTACGGTAAACTCGTGCCGAAGATTACCGCCTACCTCAAGGAGAACGCGGAAGAGGTTGCAAGGGCCCTCAAGGAGGCCGGGAAGGTCGAGTTTGAGGTTGACGGAGAAAAGGTCGAGCTCGGCAAGGAGGACATCGTGCTCAGGAAGGCTGTGTTCAGCGAGGGCGAAGAGGTTGAAACTGCGGTAGTTGGGGACGCCGTCGTGGTGTTCTTCTGA
- a CDS encoding MFS transporter, protein MTALLSSLGSAVLGPYLSLWLKTAGLSFLEIGLVQGVSEIVQLLTDFPTGGFADRYGRVKTYAAGSALFGTGILVIALSGNLPMILLGSAMTGLGAALVSGTMIPWLYDSLGDGSRVKDVLGRVRALSGPVRFAGGLSAGYLASLAPNLPVLAAGVLSIASALTAYLMLPDNYGTRKKSYVEVLREGLRELRSNRAIHLLLAASFLLSFSARAFFTFWMILLSSRGLPETYMGLLFALMVLSTSGGALISKKISPTPRALAALTALWGLGIFLLGIMENLALSVFLLFAIEVTLGARFPVMAVVKNGFIPSETRSTVNSAMSTISSGFMAAANIFVGALVSFFGLEVAYETAGILALASALPLLLLSKFNQG, encoded by the coding sequence GTGACGGCGCTGCTGAGCTCTCTGGGCTCGGCGGTACTGGGTCCCTACCTGAGCCTGTGGCTTAAAACTGCCGGCCTCAGTTTTTTGGAGATTGGCCTGGTTCAGGGCGTTTCTGAGATTGTTCAGCTCCTAACGGATTTTCCAACGGGCGGTTTTGCGGACCGGTACGGCAGGGTGAAAACGTACGCAGCGGGGAGTGCACTCTTCGGCACCGGTATCTTGGTAATAGCACTATCAGGGAACCTTCCGATGATTCTCCTGGGTTCAGCGATGACGGGACTCGGGGCGGCGCTGGTCAGCGGGACAATGATACCCTGGCTGTACGATTCCCTTGGAGACGGGAGCAGGGTCAAGGACGTTCTCGGCAGGGTCAGGGCCCTCTCGGGGCCGGTTCGGTTTGCCGGTGGCCTTTCCGCGGGCTATCTGGCATCACTTGCACCGAACCTGCCCGTGCTGGCCGCGGGAGTGCTCTCGATAGCATCGGCTCTCACCGCTTATCTCATGCTGCCGGACAACTATGGGACCCGGAAAAAGAGCTACGTCGAGGTGCTAAGGGAAGGCCTTCGCGAGCTCAGGAGCAACAGGGCGATTCACTTACTTTTGGCGGCCTCATTCCTCCTCAGCTTCTCCGCCAGAGCGTTTTTCACTTTCTGGATGATACTGCTCTCCAGCAGGGGACTTCCGGAGACGTACATGGGTCTGCTCTTTGCCCTGATGGTGCTGTCAACCTCCGGTGGAGCATTGATTTCAAAGAAAATCAGTCCCACACCGAGGGCACTCGCGGCATTAACAGCACTGTGGGGACTCGGAATATTCCTCCTCGGCATCATGGAGAACCTTGCACTCAGCGTTTTCCTGCTCTTTGCCATTGAGGTCACACTGGGGGCTAGGTTTCCAGTGATGGCGGTCGTGAAGAACGGCTTCATTCCGTCTGAAACCAGGTCAACGGTCAATTCGGCAATGAGCACCATCTCAAGCGGCTTCATGGCGGCTGCGAACATCTTCGTCGGGGCGCTGGTCTCTTTCTTCGGCCTGGAAGTGGCGTACGAAACGGCAGGAATCCTCGCCCTCGCCTCCGCCCTTCCACTGCTGTTGCTCTCGAAATTCAACCAAGGATGA
- a CDS encoding class I SAM-dependent methyltransferase codes for MHELYTALAEYYDAIYRRRVERVSQEIDFVEGLFREDAEREVRRILDLACGTGIPTLELARRGYRVTGLDLHEEMLAVAKKKAKGEGLSVEFIQGNALELDFEEEFDAVTMFFSSIMYFDDSAIQQLFNSVKRALKPGGIFIADFPCWYYGGRDGPIVWDERKGKERLVITDWREVEPAFQKLRFKRLVQIVKPDGSVRAFMVDDELNIYTPREMRLLAEKHFRRVKIYGDLHELRPNDRRYWLVAAK; via the coding sequence ATGCACGAACTCTACACGGCCCTTGCCGAGTACTACGACGCGATTTACAGACGGAGGGTCGAGCGGGTTTCTCAGGAGATAGACTTCGTGGAGGGACTCTTTAGAGAGGATGCGGAAAGGGAAGTACGGCGAATCCTAGACCTTGCCTGCGGAACCGGGATTCCAACGCTCGAACTCGCGAGGCGCGGTTACAGGGTTACGGGCCTCGACCTCCACGAGGAGATGCTCGCCGTCGCTAAGAAGAAGGCCAAAGGGGAAGGGCTTAGCGTCGAGTTCATTCAGGGAAACGCGCTTGAGCTTGACTTCGAGGAGGAATTTGACGCCGTGACGATGTTCTTCTCGTCCATTATGTATTTCGATGATTCTGCAATTCAGCAATTATTTAATTCTGTAAAACGAGCCCTGAAACCTGGCGGAATTTTCATCGCCGACTTCCCGTGCTGGTACTACGGCGGAAGGGACGGTCCAATAGTATGGGACGAACGGAAGGGCAAAGAAAGACTCGTCATAACTGACTGGCGCGAGGTAGAGCCGGCTTTTCAGAAGCTCCGCTTCAAGAGGCTCGTGCAGATAGTGAAGCCCGATGGGAGCGTTAGGGCCTTCATGGTGGACGACGAGCTCAACATCTACACCCCACGGGAGATGAGGCTTTTGGCCGAGAAGCACTTCAGGCGGGTCAAAATCTACGGAGACCTCCACGAGCTGAGGCCCAACGACCGGCGGTACTGGCTGGTGGCGGCGAAGTAG
- a CDS encoding DUF58 domain-containing protein, with the protein MTAARSFISTALWFIAAGIIFSMPGLAYLAVIPMTVLAAGLLVDPPEGISVERKLVKTNLRVGEELRVSVRLKVRRGLGFVVIRDTLPEEFALVDGSNVRAFFKGPRELVVEYEYVIKPAKRGRYRIGRSEVLGYHVFGLKPSRWGVFGEETYLSVLPRVSLPKRTRTPVTKSQIPIPVTSVSIRGVASTDFREIREYRAGDPVRFINWKASARKGEVLVNEFEKEGKKTVLFIIDATSSKVGSSVENPLEYSIQLVSSLAYYFTKRNYNVGLYVVGHGKLILPATGSKQLYILVKTLLELEEVEVEKEDFVRAVEGLKHVLIRYTPLVIYVSNLLPERLAEIREGIRRLRPIYRDKRLPMLVFDVSTYSLLGRDVSSLILLEKRALRHDLLRAGVYSILWDPTREDVTSVVTKTVRLIR; encoded by the coding sequence ATGACCGCGGCCCGCTCATTCATCTCCACCGCCCTCTGGTTCATCGCAGCAGGGATAATCTTCTCCATGCCGGGACTGGCGTACCTGGCGGTAATTCCCATGACGGTGCTGGCGGCGGGGCTTTTGGTGGATCCCCCTGAGGGAATATCGGTTGAGAGGAAGCTCGTCAAAACGAACCTTCGGGTGGGGGAAGAACTGAGGGTCAGCGTGCGCCTCAAGGTCAGGCGCGGCCTCGGCTTCGTGGTGATAAGGGACACCCTCCCGGAGGAGTTCGCGCTGGTGGATGGGAGCAACGTCCGAGCGTTTTTCAAGGGGCCCCGGGAACTGGTGGTGGAGTACGAGTACGTCATCAAACCCGCGAAGAGGGGCAGGTACCGCATCGGCCGCAGTGAGGTGCTGGGATACCACGTCTTTGGGCTCAAACCGAGCAGGTGGGGTGTTTTTGGTGAAGAAACCTACCTATCGGTGCTGCCGCGCGTAAGCCTTCCGAAGAGGACCAGAACGCCCGTTACAAAGTCCCAGATTCCCATCCCCGTGACGAGCGTCTCCATCAGGGGCGTGGCCTCCACGGACTTCAGGGAGATAAGGGAGTACCGCGCGGGCGACCCCGTCCGCTTCATAAACTGGAAGGCGTCCGCCAGGAAGGGTGAGGTTCTGGTAAACGAGTTCGAGAAGGAAGGCAAAAAGACGGTGCTTTTCATCATAGACGCAACGAGCTCCAAAGTTGGCTCCTCCGTGGAAAACCCCCTGGAATACAGCATCCAGCTCGTATCTTCCCTGGCGTACTACTTCACAAAGAGGAACTACAACGTTGGTCTCTACGTAGTGGGCCACGGAAAGCTCATCCTTCCCGCCACCGGGTCAAAGCAGCTGTATATCCTGGTTAAAACGCTCCTGGAGCTTGAAGAGGTTGAGGTTGAAAAGGAGGACTTTGTTCGCGCCGTGGAGGGTCTCAAGCACGTGCTTATCCGCTACACACCCCTTGTGATTTACGTCTCAAACCTGCTCCCCGAAAGACTGGCTGAGATCAGGGAGGGCATAAGAAGGCTTCGTCCGATATACAGGGATAAACGGCTTCCAATGCTCGTGTTCGATGTGTCCACGTACTCGCTTTTAGGGAGGGACGTCAGCTCGCTGATACTGCTGGAGAAGCGGGCCCTCCGGCACGACCTTCTAAGGGCTGGGGTGTACTCAATCCTCTGGGACCCGACCAGGGAAGACGTGACCTCCGTCGTTACAAAAACAGTGAGGCTGATAAGATGA